The proteins below are encoded in one region of Caulobacter henricii:
- the argJ gene encoding bifunctional glutamate N-acetyltransferase/amino-acid acetyltransferase ArgJ, translated as MPRKTDKTDAQTTSEAEATPSVSGAVERVGQSLERALDPLASVLKRATRRLSEAPAASTPAAAPGKPGLAISPLAVPFPVIPPIAGVEIATGRAGFYKHEREDLLLMRFAEGTSAAGVFTRHGVGSAPVDWCKRQLTASGGADVRALVVNAGCANSFTGKPGADAVRRVATAVGKRFDCRQRDVMMASTGVIGVILDDAKITARLAEVETRLTEDAWAQAGAAIMTTDTFPKGAYATALIDGHEVKIAGIAKGSGMIAPDMATMLAFVATDAAIAPAALQTLVSLYTRTTFNCVTVDGDRSTNDTLLLFATGQSSAPKIHRAGDRRLADFREKLEGVLLDLALQLVKDGEGATKFVKITVNGAESPASARKIARTIAESPLVKTAFAGEDANWGRIVMAVGRADEPVAREKINVRFGELYAARDGLVSAEYDEAAMSAYVKNQEFEVSVDVGVGKGSATVWTCDLTKQYVAINGDYRS; from the coding sequence ATGCCCCGCAAGACCGACAAGACCGACGCCCAGACGACCTCTGAAGCGGAGGCGACCCCCTCTGTGTCCGGTGCCGTCGAACGGGTGGGCCAGAGCCTGGAACGGGCCCTGGACCCGCTGGCCTCTGTCCTGAAGCGCGCCACCCGCAGGCTCAGCGAGGCCCCGGCCGCCTCGACCCCGGCCGCCGCACCGGGCAAGCCGGGCCTGGCGATCTCGCCCCTGGCCGTACCGTTTCCAGTTATTCCGCCGATCGCCGGCGTCGAGATCGCCACCGGTCGCGCGGGCTTCTACAAGCATGAGCGCGAGGACCTGCTCCTGATGCGGTTCGCCGAAGGCACCTCGGCGGCGGGCGTCTTCACCCGCCACGGCGTCGGCTCGGCCCCGGTCGACTGGTGCAAGCGCCAGCTGACGGCCTCGGGCGGCGCCGATGTGCGGGCCCTGGTGGTCAATGCCGGCTGCGCCAACAGCTTCACCGGCAAGCCGGGGGCCGATGCGGTCCGCCGGGTGGCCACGGCCGTGGGCAAGCGCTTCGACTGTCGCCAGCGCGACGTGATGATGGCCTCGACCGGGGTCATCGGCGTGATCCTCGACGATGCCAAGATCACGGCCCGCCTGGCCGAGGTCGAGACCCGCCTGACCGAAGATGCCTGGGCCCAGGCCGGGGCGGCGATCATGACCACCGACACCTTCCCGAAAGGGGCCTATGCCACGGCCCTGATTGACGGCCACGAGGTGAAGATCGCCGGCATTGCCAAGGGCTCGGGGATGATCGCGCCCGACATGGCCACCATGCTGGCCTTCGTGGCGACCGACGCGGCCATCGCCCCGGCGGCCCTGCAGACCCTGGTCAGCCTCTATACCCGCACCACCTTCAACTGCGTGACGGTGGACGGCGACCGCTCGACCAATGACACCCTGCTGCTGTTCGCCACCGGCCAGTCGAGCGCGCCCAAGATCCACCGGGCCGGTGACCGGCGTCTGGCCGACTTCCGCGAGAAGCTGGAAGGCGTTCTGCTGGATCTGGCCCTGCAACTGGTCAAGGACGGCGAAGGCGCGACCAAGTTCGTCAAGATCACCGTCAATGGGGCCGAGAGCCCGGCCAGCGCCCGCAAGATCGCCCGCACCATCGCCGAGAGCCCCCTGGTCAAGACCGCCTTCGCCGGCGAGGACGCCAACTGGGGCCGGATCGTCATGGCCGTGGGCCGGGCTGACGAGCCGGTGGCCCGCGAGAAGATCAATGTCCGCTTCGGCGAGCTCTATGCCGCCCGCGATGGTCTGGTCTCGGCCGAATATGACGAGGCGGCGATGAGCGCCTACGTCAAGAACCAGGAGTTCGAGGTCAGTGTCGATGTCGGGGTCGGCAAGGGCTCGGCCACGGTCTGGACCTGCGACCTGACCAAGCAGTATGTGGCGATCAACGGGGATTACCGGAGCTAG